A region of the Sodalis ligni genome:
TATTTCGATAATATCGAGGGTTTTACCGACGCCAGGGTGGCGCTTAATACCCTGGGTTCGTGGCCTAATCACGCTATTGCCATGGGCATGGATCCCGGCACCTCAACCAAGGACCAGGTGGCGGAATTCATCCGGCGCTGGGACGAATTCCCCGTGTCCGTGCAGCACCGTGAAAATCCGCCGTGGCAGGAAAATTGCGTCGTAGGCGACGATATCAACCTCTTTGAGATATTACCGCTGTTTCGCCTTAATGACGGCGACGGCGGCTTTTATCTGGATAAAGCCGCCGTCGTCTCGCGGGACCCGGCAGATCCCGGCAATTTCAACAAACAGAACGTCGGCATCTATCGCATTCAGGTCAAGGGCAAGCGCCGCCTCGCCATCCAGCCGGTGCCGGTCCACGATATCGCTATTCATCTCAAGGCGGCGGAAGAACGGGGCGAGGACCTGCCGGTGGCAATCACGCTGGGTAACGATCCGATTATTACGCTGATGGCGTCGACGCCTTTGCGCTATGACCAGTCGGAATACGAGATGGCCGGGGCGCTTAGGCAGGCGCCTTATCCAGTAGCGACGGCCCCGCTGACCGGGTTCGACGTGCCGTGGGGCTCGGAGGTCGTTATCGAGGGCGTGATCGAAGGCCGCAAGCGCGAACTGGAGGGGCCGTTCGGCGAATTCACCGGAAATTATTCGGGCGGACACAGAATGCCGGTGATAAGGATCGACAGGATTTCTTACCGAACACAGCCGATCTTCGAGTCCCTGTATCTCGGCATGCCCTGGACGGAAGTGGACTACCTGATCGGTCCGGCGACCTGCGTCCCGATTTACAAGCAGCTCAAGGCTGATTTTCCCGAGGTTCAGGCCGTCAATGCCATGTATACCCACGGCCTGCTGGCGATAATTTCCACCAAAAAACGGTATGGCGGATTCGCGAAAGCGGTGGGGCTGCGCGCCATGACGACGCCCCATGGGCTGGGTTATGTGAAAATGGCAATCGTGGTGGATGAGGACGTGGATCCGTTCAACCTGCCGCAGGTCATGTGGGCCCTGTCCACCAAGGTGAATCCCGCCGGGGACCTGGTACAGCTGCCCAATATGTCGGTCGTCGCGCTGGACCCCGGATCATCGCCCTCCGGCGTGACCGATAAGCTGGTTATTGATGCGACCACCCCGGTCGCTCCGGACACGCGGGGCAATTACGGATTGCCGGTACGCGATCTGCCCGAGACCGCTCAATGGATCGGCCGGCTGAATGCGCTGATCGCTAAAAACCATTGAACCGATACAGATAAGGAAAACATGATGATTTGTCCTCGTTGCAGGCATCCTAAGACGGGCGTGTTGTTTGAAAGCCCGGTCCAGGGGGTATGGACCGTGTTTCAGTGCGAGAGCTGTTTGTACACCTGGCGCACGACCGAGCCGCCGCGCCGGTCTGATCCTGAGTATTATCCGCCGGCGTTTCGCTTAAACCCCGATAGCCTTGAACACGCCGAGGCGATACCGCCGGTTCCGGATCTGGCGGCCGGGAACCGGTAGGAAACGCGGCGCTATTTTTCAGTTGCCTTCGCCGAGGCCGGATACCAAAGCGTCACCAGAATAACGGCAACGGCCATCACCAGCATCACCAGCAAAAGGGATTGCGCCGTCGCCGCGACGAATGCCTGCCGCACCGCGGGAATTTGGCTGCTCAATCCGGGTGTTGACCGGGC
Encoded here:
- a CDS encoding non-oxidative hydroxyarylic acid decarboxylases subunit D, with the protein product MICPRCRHPKTGVLFESPVQGVWTVFQCESCLYTWRTTEPPRRSDPEYYPPAFRLNPDSLEHAEAIPPVPDLAAGNR
- a CDS encoding non-oxidative hydroxyarylic acid decarboxylases subunit C — its product is MIFDDLRQFLKALDENGQLLHVKEQVQAEPDLAAAANAAGRIGDKAPALYFDNIEGFTDARVALNTLGSWPNHAIAMGMDPGTSTKDQVAEFIRRWDEFPVSVQHRENPPWQENCVVGDDINLFEILPLFRLNDGDGGFYLDKAAVVSRDPADPGNFNKQNVGIYRIQVKGKRRLAIQPVPVHDIAIHLKAAEERGEDLPVAITLGNDPIITLMASTPLRYDQSEYEMAGALRQAPYPVATAPLTGFDVPWGSEVVIEGVIEGRKRELEGPFGEFTGNYSGGHRMPVIRIDRISYRTQPIFESLYLGMPWTEVDYLIGPATCVPIYKQLKADFPEVQAVNAMYTHGLLAIISTKKRYGGFAKAVGLRAMTTPHGLGYVKMAIVVDEDVDPFNLPQVMWALSTKVNPAGDLVQLPNMSVVALDPGSSPSGVTDKLVIDATTPVAPDTRGNYGLPVRDLPETAQWIGRLNALIAKNH